The Vibrio aphrogenes genomic interval GGCATGGCATTTTTTTGAGCAAAGTCTTCGAATTGAATAAGTGCGTCAGGCCAACGACGTTTTATCGCTTGCATAAAGTCATCAACAAACTTGTCGTATTCAGCACCGGTAATTCGAGGATGACGCCAGCCCATATACATAGGATCAGCTAAGCGTTGCGGGTTGTTAGTACCGACATCCAAAACAATAGGTAAAGTGTAAGCTGGGCTAATACCACCACAAGCGGTATAAAGAGAGAGTTTACCAATTGGAATGCCCATGCCGCCAATCCCTTGGTCGCCAAGCCCTAAGATACGTTCACCGTCTGTCACCACGATAACTTTTACGTTTTGGCTGGTGGCATTGTTTACCAAATCGTCGATACGATCTCGGTTGGGGTATGAGATAAATAATCCTCGGCCACGACGATAAATATTTGAGAAGTTTTCACAAGCAGCACCAACCGTTGGTGTATAAATGATCGGCATCATTTCTGAGATGTGATTTTGCACTAAGCGATAAAATAAGGTTTCGTTAGTATCTTGGATATTGCGTAGATAAATATGCTTATCCATATCGCTTTCGAACGCTTTATATTGTAGATAAGCGCGTTCAACTTGCTCTTGAATGGTTTCTGTGGCTTCTGGGAGCAAGCCTTCGAGGTTGAATTCTTTTCTTTCTTCAAAGGTAAAACCGCTGCCTTTATTAAGCAGTGGGGTTGCCATCAGAACAGGACCAGCATAAGTAATGTATAGGGGACGTTTATCGTTATTCATGAGCAGACTCTTTTTCAATGCGCAAAATGAGAAAAACACAAATTCCATTGTATTGCTTTTAATAATAAAAGTCTTATTGAGATTGTAAACAATCTTTCTTGAATGTTTGACCTTGGCGCACAGAAAAAGACAGTCTTAAAGCGTAATAAAATATCCGCTGTTAGAGGCTTATTGAAGTATTGTTTTAATATAAAGAGATTATATTCTAATCATTCGGTATAAAATTAGCGTATTGTATCGATACAATTTTTTTAATTTTTGTATACATCCATTGTTCTTTTTGCGTTGTTGATCGATTTTCTACTAGGTTTCTTAATGATTAGGTACTAGCTGAACCTCTGAATAATGGGTTAACGCTTGTTGTGCTTCGATTGGTGAGCTCAATAACATACGTTGATAGTGTTTGAGCGTGTTATTGAGATACTGGCGAGCAATCTTAGCCTGTGCTGCATCATTGGCGTGCCATAATTGACTACCCACGGGATGGATCGGTTGTGCTTGAGGAGTTGAGGAAGGTTGAGAAACCCATAAAACTTCATAATAACGGCCTTTATCTTCAATTAAATGTTCGTGTTGTAGACTCATATTCATTTCAATGAGTGTTCGACGAAGTAAAAATTGTTGATAAACCGGGCACAGTAAGAAATCCATTTCAAGATGCGTAAACTTGCTCTGCAAGGCGATGACCATTTCTGTCATTAAATCGCCGCCAACGCCAGCAATGATCACTAATTGTTTTCCTTGGTATTGGTTAAGAGGGATTTGAGTGACATCTAAGCAATAAGTCGACCATTGTGATTCAGCGTCAGCAAAAAAGTGGGTTAAACGTTGCTGAACGGTCTCCATTAACGTTGGCACAATATCGACAAAGTGAATGTGAGGCGCTGCATTACGTTGCAGTAAGCTGGCCCCCAAAAAGCCATGATCACAACAGCAATCCCAAATGTGTTGATAGTGGTTTGGAATAAGACGGTCAAGATATTGTAAACGTCTGCTAAGTTTCACAGCTTTTCTCACTTTTAAACGGTATGGTGAATCAAGAACGGTGTATTAATGCCATACTCATGTACGGTTAACGAGCGGCATTATAAGACGGATACGAAGATTATGATCAAAAAAGTTGCTGATACGGATATTTTGCTCAAGCATAAAGCCAGTTGCCATTGTGGAATGGTCGAATTGGAATTGACCCTGCCTAATGGTATTGAAAATCCACGACGTTGCGATTGTTCATTTTGTCGACGACGAGGTGCGATTGCAGCCTCTGTTAAGCGAGAGAATTTAAAAGTAATAAAAGGTGATAAAGCATTACGGCAATATCAATTTAATACTCATGCAGCAAAGCATTATTTTTGCTCACAATGTGGTATTTACACTCATCATCAAAGGCGTTCTAACCCGACAGAATATGGCTACAATGTTGGGTGTTTAGAAGGGGTAAATCCTTTTGACTTAGGGGATATTGAAACCAGCGATGGTATCAATCATCCGAGTGATCGTTAGTCACACTCCGGAATGATATAACTTGATAGGATCAGAATATGTTAAAAAATCAATCTCAAAAATGGTTACCTGCCTTATTGTTAGGCGCGTTTCTATGTCTAGGATTAATAGTACTTGGCTTCCAATTGTCATCGGCTGCCATTAGTTATAAGCAATTAGATCGAAGTGTGACGGTAAAAGGGTTAGCAGAAAAAGAAGTGGCGGCTGATGTTGTCATTTGGCCAATTCAATTTACTTTAGCGAGTAATGATTTACAGGATTTATACCGTCAAGTCGATCGCAATACCGAGAAAATAAAAGCCTTCTTATTATTAAAAGGGGTGGCACCTGAAGAAATCAGCTTTAGTGCACCCAATATTGTGGATAAATCTGCGCAGCAATGGGGAGACAGCTCTCGCGCTGAATTTCGTTATTCTGCACAGCAAAATGTGACGGTGTATTCTCATAAGGTCGATGTGATACGTAACGTGATGGCTGAAATGTCGGAGTTGGGTAAAGAAGGGATTGTTTTAAGTGCTGATGGCTATGCCACGCAACCAGAATATATTTATACCCAGCTCAACGAGATTAAACCACTCATGGTTGAAGAAGCCACCAAAAATGCTCGGGTGGTGGCGGAAAAATTTGCCAAAGATTCTGCCAGTCAACTCGGCAAAATAAAGCAAGCTTCACAAGGGCAATTTACTATTTTGCCAAGAGATAAAAATACGCCATATATTAAGAAAGTCCGTGTAGTTTCTACCGTGCAGTATTATTTGTCTGATTGATAGGGGCTCAGTTGATAGGGATTTAGTTGATAGAGATTTAGTTGATAAGGGCTTAGCCTTTAATTTGAATGCTATTTACTAACATACGACCCATAAAAAGACTATGCCCAGCTAGGTTGGGCATAGTGCTCTTAATTTACCGAATTTATTTTCCCAAGGAGACGTTATACTAAGAAGCACGTTGCGCTCAAAGAGACATTGGGCTTATTTGGTATAACTTACCACTATCGGTAGAAAAATAGATAAATCCTTTATCATCGATAATCACATCACGTACTCGCTCATGTAAGTCACTGGCTAAGCGCACTTCATCTTGTGGTTGATTGTGCTGATTAAAAGACACCATATTGATATGGGTACCTGCAAGCGCACCAATGAGCATATTGCCATTCCAATTGGGAAAGGCTTTACCGTGATAGATTACCGCGCTACTCGGTGCAATCGAAGGCACATAAACCTTGAGCGGAGACTCAATGCCGGGCAGGGTTTTCGCTTCCCCAACATCAAGTGGGTTCCAATATTCTTTGCCATGTGATGTTTTGGCCCACCCATAATTTAATCCCGGTTTAATAATGTTGATTTCGTCACCACCGCGTGGCCCGTGTTCTACTTCCCATAATAGGTTTCGAGTTGAATCATAAACTAAACCCTGAGGGTTGCGATGACCATAACTCCACACCGCTGAGTTACCTTGTTGGCTTTTGACAAAGGGGTTGTCACTTGGCGTTGAGCCATCCACGTTTAAGCGCAAAATAGCGGCAGCTTGGTTATTGATATTTTGGCCGTTATCTCGGTTGCCACGGTCACCTACGCCAAAAAATACATGGCCGCTATCATCAAAGGTAATACGACTACCAAAATGTTTGCTGCTGTCATCGGCTGAATCGGTGACCAGTAAATCTTGCCATTGGGTTAAGGCTTTTTTGTTAACATCTAATTGCGCCCGAGCCAGCGTAGTCGCAGCATAACCACCTTGGAGCGGTTTTACGTAGGTAAAGTAAAACCAAGTTTGCTGGTTTGAATCGGTATAGCGCGCAACATCTAACAAACCGCCTTGACCCGATACTTTGATCTCAGGTAAGCCCGATATTTCAGATTTTTGTTTCGTGCTCAGGTCGAATAGATAAACATGGCCATTACGTTCGGTCATTAATAAGTGACTGGTATCGACCCAATCCATTCCCCAAATAACACCTAGATTATTGGTTACTAAGTTGGTGGTGTACTCGTACTGTTTTTCAGAAGCTTCTTGAGCGCTTGCGATGCAAGAAAAAGCGGCGATCGAACTTAATAGTAGTCGTGAAGCATAACGTTTGCAGTGAGACAGTAAAGGGAGCATTGGCATAATTCTCTCGAGGTTGAACGGGAGTGATAACTCATACTTTGGACAGCAATTGGATAAAAATCGAGCGTGAAATCGTAAATAGACATGACAAATTAAATGAATCACAAAATAAACCACGATTTAACATGATTTCAATTTGGCTTTAGTTGCGGCATTCATTACTATATAGGGCTATTTATTATGGTGAGTTTTTAATGCGCAGTGCGCTTAATGCTAATGACTATCTGACTAGAACGGTAACGGGCTAGAACGACAAGGATTGTCATTAAGGTAAGCGTAAACTATCGTCATTTTGCATAACTTTTTCATCTCGCAGTGGCCGCTTAAAAAGCGTTTTAATGCTGATTAAGAGGTTGAGCAAAATGGCAGATAATGTGCCAATTAGGAACTGAACTACCCACAGGACTACCAGATGGTAGGTGAGGAAACGATGCAATTAGAACAAATCATTGCCAACGCAACGGCAGCAATAGAGCAGGCAGATTCTGTCGCGGCATTAGAAGATGTCCGTGTACAGGTGCTAGGAAAGAAAGGGGAATTAACCCTTCAATTACAAAGCCTAGGTAAATTACCTCCAGAAGAACGCCGTAGCGCGGGCCAAGAGATCAACAAAGCGAAAGGTACGGTTCAACAAGCGATTGCCGCTCGTAAAGAAGCTCTGCAACGCGCTGAACTGGAAGCCAAATTAGCAGCAGAAACCATAGATGTTTCTCTACCAGGTCGCCGTATTGAGAACGGTGGTTTACACCCTGTAACTCGTACGGTTGAGCGTATTGAACAATTCTTTGGTGAGCTAGGTTTTAATGTTGAAGCCGGTCCTGAGATTGAAGATGCCTTCCATAACTTTGATGCGCTGAACATTGCAGACGATCACCCAGCTCGTACTGATCACGATACCTTCTTCTTTAATCCTGATTTGATGCTACGTACTCACACTTCTGGTGTTCAGATCCGTACGATGGAAAATGGCAAACCACCATTCCGTTTCATTGCACCGGGCCGTGTATATCGTAATGATTACGACCAAACGCATACCCCAATGTTCCACCAAGTGGAAGGCATGCTAGTGGATGAAAACGTCAACTTTGCTCAGCTAAAAGGCATTTTGAACGATTTCTTATGTA includes:
- a CDS encoding GFA family protein, with amino-acid sequence MIKKVADTDILLKHKASCHCGMVELELTLPNGIENPRRCDCSFCRRRGAIAASVKRENLKVIKGDKALRQYQFNTHAAKHYFCSQCGIYTHHQRRSNPTEYGYNVGCLEGVNPFDLGDIETSDGINHPSDR
- a CDS encoding PQQ-dependent sugar dehydrogenase, whose product is MPMLPLLSHCKRYASRLLLSSIAAFSCIASAQEASEKQYEYTTNLVTNNLGVIWGMDWVDTSHLLMTERNGHVYLFDLSTKQKSEISGLPEIKVSGQGGLLDVARYTDSNQQTWFYFTYVKPLQGGYAATTLARAQLDVNKKALTQWQDLLVTDSADDSSKHFGSRITFDDSGHVFFGVGDRGNRDNGQNINNQAAAILRLNVDGSTPSDNPFVKSQQGNSAVWSYGHRNPQGLVYDSTRNLLWEVEHGPRGGDEINIIKPGLNYGWAKTSHGKEYWNPLDVGEAKTLPGIESPLKVYVPSIAPSSAVIYHGKAFPNWNGNMLIGALAGTHINMVSFNQHNQPQDEVRLASDLHERVRDVIIDDKGFIYFSTDSGKLYQISPMSL
- the pheS gene encoding phenylalanine--tRNA ligase subunit alpha: MQLEQIIANATAAIEQADSVAALEDVRVQVLGKKGELTLQLQSLGKLPPEERRSAGQEINKAKGTVQQAIAARKEALQRAELEAKLAAETIDVSLPGRRIENGGLHPVTRTVERIEQFFGELGFNVEAGPEIEDAFHNFDALNIADDHPARTDHDTFFFNPDLMLRTHTSGVQIRTMENGKPPFRFIAPGRVYRNDYDQTHTPMFHQVEGMLVDENVNFAQLKGILNDFLCNFFEEEVQVRFRPSYFPFTEPSAEVDVMGKNGKWLEVLGCGMVHPNVLRSVGIDPEKYSGFAFGMGVERLTMLRYGVNDLRAFFENDLRFLKQFK
- a CDS encoding SIMPL domain-containing protein; translated protein: MLKNQSQKWLPALLLGAFLCLGLIVLGFQLSSAAISYKQLDRSVTVKGLAEKEVAADVVIWPIQFTLASNDLQDLYRQVDRNTEKIKAFLLLKGVAPEEISFSAPNIVDKSAQQWGDSSRAEFRYSAQQNVTVYSHKVDVIRNVMAEMSELGKEGIVLSADGYATQPEYIYTQLNEIKPLMVEEATKNARVVAEKFAKDSASQLGKIKQASQGQFTILPRDKNTPYIKKVRVVSTVQYYLSD
- a CDS encoding tRNA (adenine(22)-N(1))-methyltransferase, producing MKLSRRLQYLDRLIPNHYQHIWDCCCDHGFLGASLLQRNAAPHIHFVDIVPTLMETVQQRLTHFFADAESQWSTYCLDVTQIPLNQYQGKQLVIIAGVGGDLMTEMVIALQSKFTHLEMDFLLCPVYQQFLLRRTLIEMNMSLQHEHLIEDKGRYYEVLWVSQPSSTPQAQPIHPVGSQLWHANDAAQAKIARQYLNNTLKHYQRMLLSSPIEAQQALTHYSEVQLVPNH